The following proteins come from a genomic window of Xiphophorus couchianus chromosome 19, X_couchianus-1.0, whole genome shotgun sequence:
- the coq6 gene encoding ubiquinone biosynthesis monooxygenase COQ6, mitochondrial, with protein sequence MHKLTKAPLALNGLGRCLITEKHLPPVNIIRRGLVCSENRTDCSKTEVYDVIISGGGMVGSAMACSLGMDPNLAGKKILLLEAGHKKVMDRVPDTYSTRVSSISPGSATLLSGIGAWEQVTRMRCKPYKRMQVWDACSDALITFDKEDLLDEMAYIVENDIVVAAITRQLDAMPENVQVKYKTKVVKYTWPMPHHAAESIPWVKVTLANGQTLQTKLLIGADGPNSMVRQKLGIPTVKWNYDQSAVVAVLHLSEPTENNVAWQRFLPTGPIAMLPLSDTESSLVWSTSHYLAEELLELDEESFVDAINSAFWSNENQSDLVETAGALFRGALSAIMPSAGSPRQLPPSVAGIGPKSRVMFPLGVGHASEYIRHRVALIGDAAHRVHPLAGQGVNLGFGDVACLTHLLSQAAFNGKDLGAIQHLLEYETERQRHNLPMMTAIDLMKRLYSTNAAPAVLLRTFGLQATNMLPTLKEQIMAYASK encoded by the exons ATGCACAAACTCACAAAGGCGCCACTAGCCCTAAACGGACTGGGTCGATGTCTTATAACAGAGAAGCACTTACCACCTGTAAATATCATCAGGAGAGGATTGGTATGTTCAGAAAATAGGACAGATTGTTCTAAAACTGAGGTATATGACGTGATTATATCCGGGGGAGGGATGGTTGGATCTGCAATGGCTTGCTCCCTAG GCATGGATCCCAACTTGGCAGGAAAGAAGATTCTGCTCCTAGAAGCTGGCCACAAGAAAGTAATGGACAGAGTGCCTGACACCTACAGCACCAGAGTCAGCTCCATCAGTCCAGGATCAGCCACACTCCTCAGCG GTATTGGAGCATGGGAGCAAGTCACAAGGATGAGATGCAAACCCTATAAAAGGATGCAG GTTTGGGATGCCTGTTCTGATGCCCTGATCACGTTCGATAAAGAGGACCTGCTGGACGAGATGGCATACATTGTGGAGAATGACATCGTTGTGGCTGCGATCACCAGACAGCTGGATGCAATGCCTG AAAACGTGCAAGTTAAGTACAAGACTAAAGTTGTGAAGTACACATGGCCAATGCCTCATCACGCAGCCGAGTCCATCCCCTGGGTGAAGGTCACTTTGGCTAATGGACAAACTCTTCAAACAAAGCTGCTG atCGGTGCTGATGGGCCAAATTCAATGGTTAGACAGAAACTGGGAATACCCACAGTCAAGTGGAACTATGACCAGTCTGCTGTGGTTGCAGTGCTACATCTGTCAGAg CCCACAGAGAACAATGTTGCATGGCAAAGGTTTCTCCCAACTGGACCCATTGCTATGTTACCG CTTTCTGACACAGAGAGCTCACTGGTGTGGTCAACCAGCCATTACCTTGcagaggagctgctggagctggaCGAGGAGAGCTTCGTCGACGCCATCAACTCAGCCTTT TGGAGCAATGAGAATCAGTCAGACCTAGTTGAGACAGCCGGCGCTTTGTTCCGGGGCGCCCTGTCAGCCATCATGCCATCAGCCGGCTCACCACGGCAGCTTCCACCAAGTGTGGCAGGGATCGGCCCGAAAAGCAGAGTCATGTTCCCGCTGGGAGTCGGTCACGCATCAGAGTACATCAGGCACAGAGTGGCGCTTATCGG agatGCAGCACATCGTGTCCATCCGCTGGCAGGTCAGGGAGTCAACTTGGGTTTCGGGGATGTGGCTTGTCTCACACATCTCTTGAGCCAGGCAGCTTTTAATGGGAAGGACCTGG GAGCTATACAGCACTTGTTAGAATATGAGACGGAACGTCAGCGGCACAATTTGCCCATGATGACTGCCATTGACCTCATGAAGCGTCTTTACTCCACCAACGCAGCTCCTGCGGTTCTCCTACGCACCTTCGGTCTGCAGGCCACCAACATGCTCCCGACTCTTAAA GAGCAGATCATGGCATACGCAAGCAAATGA